In Xanthomonas sp. SI, the following are encoded in one genomic region:
- the mdcC gene encoding malonate decarboxylase acyl carrier protein → METLRYRYDGRLAPNGRLDQVLVGVVSSGNLEVLIEPQELGGAMQIEIVTAADGFGSIWQAVLDDFAARHPLRDVRISINDVGATPAVVGLRLDQAVEALQEDA, encoded by the coding sequence ATGGAAACCCTTCGCTATCGCTACGACGGACGCCTGGCGCCGAACGGCCGGCTCGACCAGGTGCTGGTCGGCGTGGTGTCCTCCGGCAATCTGGAAGTGCTGATCGAACCGCAGGAACTGGGCGGGGCGATGCAGATCGAGATCGTCACCGCCGCCGACGGCTTCGGCTCGATCTGGCAGGCGGTGCTCGACGATTTCGCCGCGCGCCATCCGCTGCGCGACGTGCGCATCTCGATCAACGATGTCGGCGCCACGCCGGCGGTGGTCGGCTTGCGCCTGGACCAGGCGGTGGAAGCGTTGCAGGAGGATGCGTGA
- the mdcG gene encoding malonate decarboxylase holo-[acyl-carrier-protein] synthase, giving the protein MHEPLARHDLVWLAADAPWQARTPGAQARLRDWFAAGHPAIVARGDRSDDAQLLRLGVPLPPAEGKQRLSLSAERDAVLRQRAPPTLDEVCAQVPAVPQWQVPLRELQALAATHGLTPRVFGAFAWQALTGLPYVQAGSDIDLLWTVPSPAQAPALLADLARWEQRHGHRVDGEVLLPDGNAVSWRELAGDSAQLLVKALRDCRLQPRAELLQAWGA; this is encoded by the coding sequence ATGCATGAGCCGCTCGCCCGGCACGACCTGGTCTGGCTCGCGGCCGATGCGCCGTGGCAGGCGCGCACGCCGGGTGCGCAGGCGCGCCTGCGCGACTGGTTCGCTGCCGGCCATCCGGCGATCGTCGCGCGCGGCGATCGCAGCGACGATGCGCAGCTGTTGCGTCTCGGCGTGCCGTTGCCGCCGGCCGAAGGCAAGCAGCGCCTGTCGCTGTCGGCCGAGCGTGATGCGGTGTTGCGGCAGCGCGCGCCGCCGACGCTGGACGAGGTCTGCGCGCAGGTGCCGGCCGTGCCGCAGTGGCAAGTGCCGCTGCGCGAATTGCAGGCGCTGGCCGCCACGCATGGTCTGACTCCGCGCGTATTCGGCGCCTTCGCCTGGCAGGCGCTGACCGGCTTGCCCTACGTGCAGGCCGGCTCGGACATCGATTTGCTGTGGACGGTGCCGTCGCCGGCGCAGGCACCCGCGCTGCTCGCCGACCTTGCGCGCTGGGAGCAGCGTCACGGGCATCGCGTGGATGGCGAAGTGCTGCTGCCCGACGGCAACGCGGTGAGCTGGCGCGAACTGGCCGGCGACAGCGCGCAACTGCTGGTCAAGGCGCTGCGCGACTGCCGGCTGCAGCCGCGCGCCGAGCTGCTGCAGGCATGGGGGGCGTGA
- the mdcA gene encoding malonate decarboxylase subunit alpha, whose protein sequence is MPQDWNTLADNRRQRLQRAEGLARGRLVEAKDAVALLEAVIEPGDRVCVEGNNQKQADFLSQCLTEVDPARVHGLHMLQSVLALPSHLDVFERGIAQRLDFSFSGPQALRLARLVADKRIEIGAIHTYLELFGRYFVDLTPRVALVAAQAADRHGNLYTGPNTEDTPVIAEATAFKGGIVIAQVNEIVDTLPRVDIPADWIGYVVQAPRPHYIEPLFTRDPAQISEIQVLMAMMAIKGIYAEYGVDRLNHGIGFDTAAIELLLPTYAESLGLRGKICRHWALNPHPALIPAIESGFVKSVHSFGSELGMEKYIAARADVFFAGPDGSMRSNRAFSQTAGLYACDMFIGSTLQIDLQGNSSTATRDRIAGFGGAPNMGSDARGRRHGSEAWLKAGREAARPGEMPRGRKLVVQMVETFREHMAPAFVDRLDAWELAERANMPLPPVMIYGDDVSHVLTEEGIANLLLCRTPEEREQAIRGVAGYTAVGLGRDRRMVENLRDRGVIRRPEDLGIRLRDASRDLLAARSVKDLVRWSGGLYAPPQRFRNW, encoded by the coding sequence ATGCCTCAGGACTGGAACACGCTCGCCGACAATCGCCGGCAACGCCTGCAGCGCGCCGAAGGGCTGGCGCGCGGGCGCTTGGTGGAGGCCAAGGACGCGGTGGCGTTGCTGGAGGCGGTGATCGAGCCGGGCGACCGCGTGTGCGTGGAAGGCAACAACCAGAAGCAGGCCGATTTCCTCTCGCAGTGCCTGACCGAGGTCGATCCGGCGCGGGTGCACGGGCTGCACATGCTGCAGTCGGTGCTGGCGCTGCCCTCGCATTTGGACGTGTTCGAACGCGGCATCGCGCAGCGCCTGGACTTCTCCTTCTCCGGGCCGCAGGCATTGCGCCTGGCGCGGCTGGTCGCCGACAAGCGCATCGAGATCGGCGCGATCCACACCTATCTGGAACTGTTCGGCCGCTACTTCGTCGACCTGACCCCGCGCGTGGCGCTGGTCGCCGCGCAGGCCGCCGATCGCCACGGCAATCTCTACACCGGGCCGAACACCGAGGACACGCCGGTGATCGCCGAGGCCACCGCGTTCAAGGGCGGCATCGTCATCGCCCAGGTCAACGAAATCGTGGACACGCTGCCGCGCGTGGACATCCCCGCCGACTGGATCGGCTACGTGGTGCAGGCGCCGCGCCCGCACTACATCGAACCGCTGTTCACCCGCGACCCGGCGCAGATCTCCGAGATCCAGGTGCTGATGGCGATGATGGCGATCAAGGGCATCTACGCCGAGTACGGCGTGGACCGGCTCAATCACGGCATCGGCTTCGACACCGCGGCGATCGAGCTGCTGCTGCCGACCTACGCCGAGTCGCTCGGCCTGCGCGGCAAGATCTGCCGGCATTGGGCGCTGAATCCGCATCCGGCGCTGATTCCGGCGATCGAGTCGGGCTTCGTCAAATCCGTGCATTCGTTCGGCTCGGAACTGGGCATGGAGAAGTACATCGCCGCGCGCGCCGACGTGTTCTTCGCCGGCCCCGACGGCTCGATGCGTTCCAACCGCGCGTTCTCGCAGACCGCCGGCCTGTACGCCTGCGACATGTTCATCGGCTCCACGCTGCAGATCGATCTGCAGGGCAACAGTTCCACCGCCACCCGCGACCGCATCGCCGGCTTCGGTGGTGCGCCGAACATGGGCTCGGACGCACGCGGCCGCCGCCACGGCAGCGAGGCTTGGCTCAAGGCCGGGCGCGAGGCCGCGCGCCCGGGCGAGATGCCGCGCGGGCGCAAGCTGGTGGTGCAGATGGTGGAGACCTTCCGCGAACACATGGCGCCTGCCTTCGTCGACCGGCTCGACGCCTGGGAACTGGCCGAGCGCGCCAACATGCCGCTGCCGCCGGTGATGATCTACGGCGACGACGTCAGCCACGTGCTGACCGAAGAAGGCATCGCCAACCTGCTGCTGTGCCGTACGCCGGAGGAACGCGAACAGGCGATCCGCGGCGTGGCCGGCTACACCGCGGTGGGCCTGGGCCGCGACAGGCGCATGGTCGAGAACCTGCGCGACCGCGGGGTGATCCGCCGCCCCGAGGACCTGGGCATCCGCCTGCGCGACGCCAGCCGCGACCTGCTGGCCGCGCGCAGCGTCAAGGATCTGGTGCGCTGGTCCGGCGGCCTGTACGCGCCGCCGCAACGTTTCCGCAACTGGTAA
- a CDS encoding biotin-independent malonate decarboxylase subunit beta: protein MSAIPNNRRPRSFYEADARERITGMLDPGSFREFVGPRQRAMSPHLAQLDQPGAFDDGIVVGEGRLDGRTVLIAAQQGQFMGGAVGEVHGAKLTGLLQRAAATRPAAVLLLPDTGGVRLHEANAGLIAISEIMRATLDARAAGVPVLALIGSGNGCFGGMGIVSRCCTRIVMSEEGRLGLSGPEVIETVRGVDEFDSRDRALVWRVTGGKHRYLLGEAQALVADAIEDFRAAAIAALAAPPPAADDDGLARIAAEHAALRQRLETYGDCRDGVDIWRRQGIADPEALPLLDTAAFLAAVADRSP, encoded by the coding sequence ATGAGCGCGATCCCGAACAACCGCCGTCCGCGCAGTTTCTATGAAGCCGACGCGCGCGAGCGCATCACCGGCATGCTCGATCCCGGCTCGTTCCGCGAGTTCGTCGGCCCGCGCCAGCGCGCGATGAGTCCGCATCTGGCCCAACTGGATCAGCCCGGTGCGTTCGACGACGGCATCGTCGTCGGCGAGGGCCGGCTCGACGGGCGCACGGTGCTGATCGCCGCGCAACAAGGCCAGTTCATGGGCGGTGCGGTCGGCGAGGTGCACGGCGCCAAACTCACCGGGCTGCTGCAGCGTGCCGCGGCGACTAGGCCGGCGGCGGTGCTGCTGCTGCCCGACACCGGCGGCGTGCGCCTGCACGAGGCCAACGCCGGTCTGATCGCGATCTCCGAAATCATGCGCGCCACCCTGGACGCGCGCGCCGCCGGCGTGCCGGTGTTGGCGCTGATCGGCAGCGGCAACGGCTGCTTCGGCGGCATGGGCATCGTCAGCCGCTGCTGCACGCGCATCGTCATGTCCGAGGAAGGACGGCTGGGCCTGTCGGGTCCGGAAGTGATCGAGACGGTGCGCGGCGTGGACGAGTTCGATTCGCGCGATCGCGCCCTGGTGTGGCGCGTGACCGGCGGCAAGCACCGCTATCTGCTTGGCGAGGCGCAGGCCCTGGTCGCCGACGCCATAGAGGACTTCCGCGCTGCGGCGATCGCCGCGCTGGCGGCGCCACCGCCGGCCGCAGACGACGATGGCCTGGCGCGCATCGCCGCCGAACACGCCGCGCTGCGCCAACGCCTGGAAACCTACGGCGACTGCCGCGACGGCGTGGACATCTGGCGCCGCCAGGGCATCGCCGATCCCGAAGCGCTGCCGTTGCTGGATACCGCCGCCTTCCTTGCCGCCGTCGCCGATCGGAGCCCGTGA
- a CDS encoding GntR family transcriptional regulator, with protein MTLAPDTRAPRKRVALYEDVAERLRQKIYDYVLPPGEWIDEPALVAELGISRTPLRESLKLLAAEGLVQIEPGRGARVTRLNLEDLNELFPVMALLEGRCAYEAVRKVDAAGLARLETLHARMEQAADEGDLAEYYRQNYLIHESVQEFAGNPWLIRVTHDLHRILKMHRGRQLLAPGRMQQSLSEHRELMDCFRRGDAEGAERTMNRHLQSQGNALAMYVAAGGKLNVPAPLPNGREWGMGNGES; from the coding sequence ATGACCCTCGCACCCGACACCCGCGCGCCGCGCAAGCGCGTGGCGCTGTACGAAGACGTGGCCGAGCGGCTGCGGCAGAAGATCTACGACTACGTGCTGCCGCCGGGCGAGTGGATCGACGAACCGGCACTGGTCGCCGAACTGGGCATCAGCCGCACCCCGCTGCGCGAGAGCCTGAAACTGCTCGCGGCCGAAGGCCTGGTGCAGATCGAACCGGGCCGCGGCGCGCGCGTGACCCGGCTGAACCTGGAAGACCTCAACGAGCTGTTCCCGGTAATGGCGCTGCTGGAAGGCCGCTGCGCCTACGAAGCGGTGCGCAAGGTCGACGCCGCCGGCCTGGCGCGGCTGGAAACGCTGCACGCGCGCATGGAGCAGGCCGCCGACGAAGGCGACCTGGCCGAGTACTACCGGCAGAACTACCTGATCCACGAATCGGTGCAGGAATTCGCCGGCAACCCGTGGCTGATCCGCGTCACCCACGACCTGCACCGCATCCTCAAGATGCACCGCGGCCGCCAGCTGCTGGCGCCCGGACGCATGCAGCAATCGCTGTCCGAACACCGCGAACTGATGGACTGCTTCCGCCGCGGCGACGCCGAAGGCGCCGAGCGCACGATGAACCGGCACCTGCAAAGCCAGGGCAATGCCCTGGCGATGTACGTGGCCGCCGGCGGAAAGTTGAATGTGCCGGCGCCATTGCCTAACGGCCGGGAATGGGGAATGGGGAATGGGGAATCGTAG
- a CDS encoding IclR family transcriptional regulator, producing the protein MTTPPPKYRAPALDKGLDILELLARDARPMTMSEISQGIGRSRGEIFRMLQVLEERGYLTKGPGEGGYVLTNRLFMLGMQQPQVQNVTEAALPVMRRLADAIRQPCHLVAPSDDQIVVIAQMDVPSDLGMVVRPGHRRPLAHSTSGLVLFAFQHEDAQARLLQRLDASDVGYDRDAFLAAAAQVRALGYSIHPSEAVVGVIDLTAPILQHGSAIYTLTVPFIERRPQQIDAQAAMQAVCAAAAEISAALGG; encoded by the coding sequence ATGACCACGCCCCCGCCCAAGTACCGCGCTCCCGCCCTGGACAAGGGCCTGGATATCCTGGAACTGCTGGCGCGCGACGCGCGGCCGATGACCATGAGCGAGATCTCGCAGGGCATCGGCCGTTCGCGCGGCGAGATCTTCCGCATGCTGCAGGTGCTGGAAGAGCGCGGCTACCTGACCAAGGGGCCGGGCGAGGGCGGCTACGTGCTGACGAACCGCCTGTTCATGCTCGGCATGCAGCAGCCGCAGGTGCAGAACGTCACCGAGGCGGCGCTGCCGGTGATGCGCCGGCTAGCCGATGCGATCCGCCAGCCCTGCCACCTGGTGGCGCCGTCGGACGACCAGATCGTGGTCATCGCGCAGATGGACGTGCCCAGCGACCTGGGCATGGTGGTGCGCCCGGGCCACCGCCGCCCGCTCGCGCATTCCACTTCCGGCCTGGTGCTGTTCGCGTTCCAGCACGAAGACGCGCAGGCGCGGTTGCTGCAGCGCCTGGACGCCAGCGACGTGGGCTACGATCGCGACGCGTTCCTCGCCGCCGCCGCGCAGGTGCGCGCGCTGGGCTACAGCATCCACCCCAGCGAAGCGGTGGTCGGCGTGATCGACCTGACCGCGCCGATCCTGCAGCACGGCAGCGCCATCTACACGCTGACCGTGCCCTTCATCGAACGCCGCCCGCAGCAGATCGACGCGCAGGCGGCGATGCAGGCGGTGTGCGCGGCTGCGGCGGAGATCAGTGCGGCGTTGGGTGGGTAG
- a CDS encoding MFS transporter, giving the protein MKEEHAGMQPATRGQRQVLIATSLSYVVVILDTSIVNVALESVSHTLGSDISGLQWVINAYTLTFASLLLTGGVLGDRFGAKRIYMAGLCLFALASASCGLATGLPALVGARVLQGSGAALLVPCSLMLINTAYPQTHQRASAIGVWAGCGGIAMAAGPLVGGVLIELLGWRSIFLINVPIALIGVWLTSRIPSSAPLAPARHLDVGGQVAAIVALATSVAVLIEGAKLGWNSAWVYVGVLVACIAWCVFLMTESRQQDPMLPLRYFRNVAFSGATFLSLISALVFYGLFFLLSLYFQSDRNWSALETGLAFLPLTAMVTLGSFACGRLTRAYGARAVLIAGFGLYALGFVGLLALAGDAPYWRIAVCYPAVGFGAGIITPAATSVLMSGVDRAKAGVAAGTLNAGRQSGSAFGVAIFGALLASIHPLNAAIHVAVSIAIGLSMLAMLLSALVLKAPAAHPVEC; this is encoded by the coding sequence ATGAAGGAAGAACACGCAGGCATGCAACCCGCCACCCGCGGCCAACGACAGGTGCTGATCGCGACCAGCCTCAGTTACGTGGTCGTCATCCTCGACACCTCCATCGTCAACGTGGCACTGGAATCCGTTTCGCACACGCTCGGCTCGGACATCTCCGGGCTGCAATGGGTGATCAACGCGTATACGCTGACCTTTGCCAGTTTGCTGCTGACTGGCGGCGTGTTGGGCGATCGCTTCGGTGCGAAAAGGATCTACATGGCCGGCCTGTGCCTGTTCGCGCTGGCATCCGCATCGTGCGGCCTGGCCACCGGCCTGCCTGCGTTGGTGGGCGCACGGGTATTGCAGGGATCGGGGGCCGCACTGTTGGTGCCTTGCTCCTTGATGTTGATCAACACGGCGTATCCGCAGACCCACCAGCGTGCCAGCGCCATCGGGGTATGGGCGGGCTGCGGCGGGATCGCCATGGCAGCCGGGCCATTGGTCGGCGGGGTGCTGATCGAACTGTTGGGTTGGCGCAGCATTTTCCTGATCAACGTGCCGATTGCCCTGATCGGCGTGTGGCTGACGTCGCGCATCCCGTCTTCGGCGCCGCTGGCGCCCGCCCGGCACCTGGACGTCGGCGGGCAAGTCGCCGCGATCGTCGCGCTGGCGACGTCCGTGGCGGTGTTGATCGAAGGCGCGAAGCTGGGATGGAACTCCGCATGGGTGTACGTCGGCGTACTCGTGGCGTGCATCGCCTGGTGCGTGTTCCTGATGACGGAAAGCCGGCAACAGGACCCGATGTTGCCGCTTCGCTATTTCCGCAACGTGGCGTTCTCGGGGGCGACGTTCCTGTCGCTGATCTCGGCCCTGGTGTTCTACGGCCTGTTTTTCCTGCTGAGCCTGTATTTCCAGTCGGACCGCAACTGGTCCGCCCTGGAAACGGGGCTCGCGTTTCTGCCGTTGACCGCCATGGTCACCCTGGGCAGCTTCGCCTGCGGCCGGCTGACCCGAGCGTACGGCGCCCGCGCCGTGCTGATTGCCGGGTTCGGCCTGTACGCCCTGGGATTTGTCGGCCTGCTCGCGTTGGCCGGCGACGCGCCATACTGGCGTATCGCCGTGTGTTACCCGGCGGTGGGGTTCGGCGCGGGAATCATTACCCCGGCCGCCACCTCGGTGCTCATGAGCGGGGTCGACCGTGCCAAGGCCGGAGTGGCGGCCGGCACGCTCAATGCCGGCCGCCAAAGCGGTTCCGCCTTCGGCGTGGCGATCTTCGGCGCTTTGCTGGCGTCGATCCACCCTCTGAACGCTGCGATCCACGTCGCCGTCAGCATCGCGATCGGCTTGTCCATGCTTGCCATGCTGCTCTCGGCCCTGGTGTTGAAAGCGCCAGCGGCGCACCCGGTGGAATGCTGA
- the mdcB gene encoding triphosphoribosyl-dephospho-CoA synthase MdcB, whose product MPHRLGRLAVASLHAELACAPKPGLVTPFDRGSHDDMDASTFLRSLFALRGYFVAIATAGAADAAFPTLRELGIGAERAMLRATGGVNTHRGAIFSLGLLVAAAARLRSQHHATPDGVAVCNAVGLWREALLDAPLDPYSHGQRMRRLHGVAGVREQAAAGFPLLRDVALPSLRAAMRAGLAQEATLAQTLLQLIAQTDDLNLLHRGGRDGLRFAQRSARAFLEAGGVAQPDWRQQLSRLGDAFVARRLSPGGSADLLACACFLQRQEGV is encoded by the coding sequence ATGCCGCACCGCCTCGGCCGTCTCGCCGTCGCCAGCCTGCATGCCGAGCTGGCCTGCGCGCCGAAGCCGGGTCTGGTCACGCCGTTCGATCGCGGCAGCCACGACGATATGGACGCTTCCACGTTCCTGCGCAGCCTGTTCGCGTTGCGCGGCTACTTCGTCGCGATCGCCACCGCCGGCGCGGCCGATGCGGCGTTCCCCACGCTGCGCGAACTCGGCATCGGCGCCGAGCGCGCGATGCTGCGCGCCACCGGCGGCGTCAACACGCACCGCGGCGCGATCTTCAGCCTGGGCCTGCTGGTCGCCGCGGCGGCGCGGTTGCGCAGCCAGCATCACGCGACGCCGGATGGCGTGGCGGTCTGCAATGCCGTGGGCCTCTGGCGCGAGGCGCTGCTCGACGCACCGCTGGACCCATACAGCCACGGCCAGCGCATGCGTCGCCTGCATGGCGTGGCCGGCGTGCGCGAACAGGCGGCAGCCGGGTTCCCGCTGCTGCGCGACGTAGCGCTGCCGAGCCTGCGCGCGGCGATGCGTGCAGGCCTGGCGCAGGAGGCGACGCTGGCGCAGACCCTGCTGCAGCTGATCGCGCAGACCGACGATCTGAATCTGCTGCACCGCGGCGGCCGCGACGGGCTGCGCTTCGCGCAACGCAGCGCGCGTGCGTTCCTCGAGGCCGGCGGCGTGGCGCAGCCGGATTGGCGCCAGCAGCTGTCGCGCCTCGGCGACGCCTTCGTCGCGCGCCGGCTCAGCCCGGGCGGTAGCGCCGACTTGCTCGCCTGCGCCTGCTTCCTGCAGCGCCAGGAGGGCGTATGA
- the mdcE gene encoding biotin-independent malonate decarboxylase subunit gamma — protein sequence MELKPLLEALFPLGHRVEVRDGVIGGSASTALGEVTVIGSADKLEVGVEHALALAAAVLDSTRAHPQRPIVMLVDTAGQRPSRKDELLGINGYFGHLAQCLDLARRRGARLLTLVYGESVSGGFLAFGLMADAIYALPEAQVRVMDLRAMARVTKQPLEKLQALSKSSPVFAPGVENYVAMGAVEAVWQGDLAQALVAALQAPLQGDVRAQRGTERNGRLLAAPIAAEVAAGHA from the coding sequence ATGGAACTGAAGCCTTTGCTGGAAGCACTGTTCCCGCTCGGCCACCGGGTCGAGGTCCGCGACGGGGTGATCGGCGGCAGCGCCAGCACCGCGCTGGGCGAGGTCACCGTGATCGGCAGCGCCGACAAGCTGGAAGTGGGCGTGGAGCATGCGCTGGCCTTGGCCGCCGCGGTGCTGGACAGCACCCGCGCGCATCCGCAGCGGCCGATCGTGATGCTGGTCGATACCGCCGGCCAGCGCCCGTCGCGCAAGGACGAACTGCTCGGCATCAACGGCTATTTCGGCCATCTGGCGCAATGCCTGGACCTGGCGCGGCGGCGCGGGGCGCGGCTGCTGACGCTGGTCTACGGCGAATCGGTGAGCGGCGGCTTCCTCGCCTTCGGGCTGATGGCCGACGCGATCTACGCGTTGCCCGAAGCGCAGGTGCGAGTGATGGATCTGCGCGCGATGGCGCGGGTCACCAAGCAGCCGCTGGAGAAGCTGCAGGCCTTGAGCAAAAGCTCGCCGGTGTTCGCGCCGGGCGTGGAGAACTACGTGGCGATGGGTGCGGTGGAAGCGGTGTGGCAGGGCGATCTGGCGCAAGCGCTGGTCGCCGCGTTGCAGGCGCCGCTGCAGGGCGACGTACGCGCGCAACGCGGCACCGAGCGCAACGGCCGCCTGCTGGCCGCGCCGATCGCCGCGGAGGTCGCTGCCGGCCATGCATGA
- a CDS encoding SLC13 family permease, whose amino-acid sequence MSPQIATIIGLIVMFIVATALPVNMGAVAFALAFIIGGVWVGMDGKEVLAGFPGDLFLTLVGITYLFAIARNNGTIDLLVHWAVRAVRGKIVAIPWVMFVVTAVLTAFGALGPAAVAIIGPVALRFAKQYRINPLLMGLLVIHGAQAGGFSPISVYGGITNKVVEKAGLDVTEMAVFLTSLGFNFLMALICFFAFGGLALLRRGQAPSLATAEYVPVGDQSSHRQFAIEGHGALLAAGGGTLSTDPAALEAVSLNRDRVLTLFGLLGLGIASLIYNLNVGLVSMTVAVVLALLSPKAQKGAVDGISWSTVLLISGVVTYVAVLQESGAVDYIGNGVSDIGIPLLGALLVCYVGGIVSAFASSAAVLGATIPLAVPFLLQGHLGAAGVICALAISSTVVDVSPFSTNGALVVASAAPDERESLYKRFLIYSGLVVLFGPLLAWLLLVVPGWL is encoded by the coding sequence ATGAGTCCACAAATCGCGACGATCATCGGCTTGATCGTCATGTTCATCGTGGCCACGGCGTTGCCGGTCAACATGGGCGCGGTCGCGTTCGCGTTGGCCTTCATCATCGGTGGCGTCTGGGTCGGCATGGACGGGAAGGAGGTCTTGGCCGGGTTTCCCGGCGACCTGTTCCTGACCCTGGTCGGCATCACTTACCTGTTCGCGATCGCGCGCAACAACGGCACCATCGATCTATTGGTGCATTGGGCGGTACGCGCGGTCCGCGGCAAGATCGTGGCGATCCCGTGGGTGATGTTCGTGGTCACCGCGGTGCTGACCGCGTTCGGCGCGCTCGGCCCGGCGGCGGTGGCGATCATCGGTCCGGTCGCGCTGCGCTTCGCCAAGCAGTACAGGATCAATCCGTTGCTGATGGGCTTGCTGGTGATCCACGGCGCGCAGGCCGGCGGTTTCTCGCCGATCAGCGTGTACGGCGGCATCACCAACAAGGTGGTGGAGAAGGCCGGGCTGGACGTGACCGAGATGGCGGTGTTCCTGACCAGCCTCGGCTTCAACTTCCTGATGGCGCTGATCTGCTTCTTCGCCTTCGGCGGCCTGGCCCTGCTGCGGCGCGGACAGGCGCCGTCGCTGGCCACGGCCGAGTACGTGCCGGTGGGCGATCAGTCCTCGCACCGCCAGTTCGCGATCGAAGGCCATGGCGCGCTGCTGGCGGCCGGCGGCGGCACCTTGTCCACCGATCCGGCGGCGCTGGAGGCGGTGAGCTTGAATCGCGATCGCGTGCTGACCCTGTTCGGCCTGCTCGGCCTGGGCATCGCCTCGCTGATCTACAACCTCAACGTCGGCCTGGTATCGATGACCGTGGCGGTGGTGCTGGCGCTGCTGTCGCCGAAGGCGCAGAAGGGCGCGGTGGACGGCATCAGCTGGTCCACTGTGCTGCTGATCAGCGGCGTGGTCACCTACGTGGCGGTACTGCAGGAGAGCGGGGCGGTGGACTACATCGGCAACGGCGTGTCCGACATCGGCATCCCGCTGCTCGGCGCGCTGCTGGTGTGCTACGTCGGCGGCATCGTCTCCGCGTTCGCCTCGTCGGCGGCGGTGCTGGGCGCGACCATCCCGCTGGCGGTGCCATTCCTGCTGCAGGGCCACCTCGGTGCGGCCGGGGTGATCTGCGCGCTGGCGATCTCCTCCACGGTGGTGGACGTGAGCCCGTTCTCGACCAACGGCGCGCTGGTGGTGGCCTCGGCCGCCCCGGACGAACGCGAGTCGCTGTACAAGCGCTTCCTGATCTACAGCGGCCTGGTGGTCCTGTTCGGCCCGCTGCTGGCGTGGCTGCTGCTGGTGGTGCCGGGGTGGCTGTGA
- a CDS encoding acyltransferase domain-containing protein, which translates to MSLALLCPGQGAQHPAMFDYSVGEPAAEAVLTAAAQVLGADPRALAGDDARYDNAIAQPLVCTAVLANAAALLPQLPTPALLLGYSIGELAAHALAGGMEASACLALAVQRAQRMDAASRNGDGLIAVQGLLREQAETLCAQTGLHLAIVNGDDHLILGGHADALAHGERQARAQRARVTRLPVAVAAHTPLLASAAQAFAADLRAAPLAAPRAAVLAGIDGHRIGDRDDAIGALSAQLATTLDWAGTLRQAAERGARVFLELGPGGALARIARELLPECQARSVEEFGSLAAAAAWVRQAEQRMQ; encoded by the coding sequence ATGAGCCTGGCGCTGCTGTGCCCGGGACAGGGCGCGCAACATCCGGCGATGTTCGACTACAGCGTCGGCGAGCCGGCGGCCGAGGCGGTGCTGACCGCGGCGGCGCAGGTGCTCGGCGCCGATCCGCGGGCGCTGGCCGGCGACGACGCACGCTACGACAACGCCATCGCGCAGCCGCTGGTCTGCACCGCGGTGCTGGCCAATGCCGCGGCGCTGTTGCCGCAACTGCCGACGCCGGCGTTGCTGCTCGGCTACAGCATCGGCGAGCTGGCCGCGCATGCGTTGGCCGGCGGCATGGAGGCGTCCGCCTGCCTGGCACTGGCGGTGCAGCGCGCGCAGCGCATGGATGCGGCCAGCCGCAATGGCGACGGCCTGATCGCGGTGCAGGGCCTGCTGCGCGAGCAGGCCGAGACGCTGTGCGCGCAGACCGGCCTGCACCTGGCCATCGTCAATGGCGACGACCATCTGATTCTAGGCGGCCATGCTGATGCGCTGGCGCACGGCGAGCGGCAGGCGCGTGCGCAGCGCGCGCGGGTCACGCGCCTGCCGGTGGCGGTGGCCGCGCACACGCCGTTGCTGGCGAGCGCGGCGCAGGCGTTCGCCGCCGATCTGCGTGCCGCGCCATTGGCGGCGCCGCGCGCCGCGGTGCTGGCCGGCATCGACGGACACCGGATCGGCGACCGCGACGACGCCATCGGCGCCTTGTCGGCGCAGCTGGCGACGACGCTGGATTGGGCGGGAACGCTGCGCCAGGCCGCCGAACGCGGCGCGCGCGTGTTCCTGGAACTGGGACCGGGCGGTGCGCTGGCGCGCATCGCGCGCGAGCTGTTGCCGGAGTGCCAGGCACGCTCGGTGGAGGAGTTCGGCAGCCTGGCCGCGGCAGCGGCGTGGGTGCGGCAGGCGGAGCAACGCATGCAGTGA